A region from the Paenibacillus humicola genome encodes:
- the pfkA gene encoding 6-phosphofructokinase: MSEVKSIAVLTSGGDSQGMNAAVRAVVRSALFHGLEVYGVQRGYHGLLNGDLRKMDLRSVGDIIQRGGTILQTARCKEFLSPEGQQKGAEILRANGIDGLVVIGGDGSYQGANKLSKLGIRTMGLPGTIDNDIPFTDFTIGFDTAVSIVVDAINKLRDTMTSHERSSVVEVMGRHCGDIALYAGLASGAETILVPEVPFDLDQVASRMQENFQSGKRHSIIIVAEGVGSGHEIASGITERNGIEPRVTVLGHIQRGGCPTHNDRILASQLGDFAVRKLIEGDSAKACGIIRGELVVTDIDKVVNTKKPFNMDLYDLALRLSQ, translated from the coding sequence ATGTCGGAAGTGAAATCCATCGCCGTGCTCACAAGCGGCGGCGACTCGCAGGGGATGAACGCGGCGGTTCGAGCCGTCGTGCGCAGCGCGCTGTTTCACGGACTTGAGGTATACGGAGTGCAGCGCGGCTACCACGGGCTGCTGAACGGCGATCTTCGCAAAATGGATTTGCGCAGCGTCGGCGATATTATTCAGCGCGGAGGCACGATTCTGCAAACGGCGCGCTGCAAGGAATTTCTAAGTCCGGAAGGCCAGCAGAAGGGCGCTGAGATTTTGCGCGCGAACGGCATCGACGGCCTCGTCGTCATCGGCGGGGACGGCTCGTACCAAGGCGCGAACAAGCTGAGCAAGCTCGGCATCCGCACGATGGGGCTGCCCGGGACGATCGACAACGATATTCCGTTCACCGATTTTACGATCGGCTTCGATACGGCGGTCAGCATCGTCGTCGACGCGATTAACAAGCTGCGCGATACGATGACGTCGCACGAGCGGTCGTCGGTCGTCGAGGTGATGGGCCGGCACTGCGGCGATATCGCGCTCTATGCGGGTCTGGCCAGCGGGGCGGAGACGATCCTCGTGCCGGAGGTGCCGTTCGATCTCGATCAGGTCGCTTCCCGCATGCAGGAAAATTTTCAGTCCGGCAAGCGTCACAGTATCATTATCGTGGCGGAGGGTGTGGGCAGCGGCCACGAGATCGCTTCGGGCATTACGGAGCGCAACGGCATAGAGCCGCGCGTCACGGTGCTCGGCCATATTCAGCGGGGCGGCTGTCCGACGCACAACGACCGGATTTTGGCCAGCCAGCTGGGCGATTTCGCCGTACGCAAGCTGATAGAAGGCGACTCCGCCAAGGCATGCGGCATTATCCGCGGCGAGCTGGTTGTGACCGATATCGACAAAGTCGTCAACACGAAGAAGCCGTTCAACATGGACTTATACGACCTGGCGCTTCGGCTGTCGCAGTAA
- a CDS encoding tetraprenyl-beta-curcumene synthase family protein, translated as MRLSSRIRHAPKTPVRLMYRVYKYVLPGVKDELGRLRRIAERIPDDELRKQAIASMTSKEFHCQGGGVYAAANLRQRHVLIPLIVALQTISDYLDNLCDRSTSLDEGDFRLLHQSMLDAVDPHAPLRDYYALRNERDDGGYLHELVRTCQACAAKLPSYAVVQPHVAELVGLYGDLQVYKHIVKDRREPALLAWWEKHRHQVPHLRWNEFAAATGSTLGMFMLFLAATEEGLEPEDALAIKRAYFPHVCSLHILLDYLIDQEEDRLGGDLNFCHYYEDRRKVAERIGDIAGYARRDVHALPARRFHRMIIEGLLALYLSDPKVRQQDDVRTVSRRLMKRSPLTRLFFWGNSVWIRMRQSRNEPEGFTDKYGQK; from the coding sequence ATGAGATTGTCCTCGCGCATACGACATGCGCCGAAAACACCCGTACGGTTGATGTACAGGGTGTATAAATACGTTTTACCCGGCGTTAAGGATGAGCTTGGGCGGCTTCGGCGTATTGCGGAGCGGATCCCGGACGACGAGCTGCGGAAGCAGGCGATCGCCAGCATGACGAGCAAGGAGTTCCACTGCCAGGGCGGAGGCGTGTACGCGGCCGCGAATTTGCGCCAGCGGCATGTTCTTATCCCGCTCATCGTCGCCCTTCAGACGATCAGCGACTACCTGGACAACCTCTGTGACCGAAGTACGTCGCTCGACGAAGGGGATTTCCGTCTTCTTCACCAGTCGATGCTCGATGCCGTCGACCCGCACGCGCCGCTTCGGGACTATTACGCGCTTCGAAACGAGCGGGACGACGGCGGTTATTTGCACGAGCTTGTCCGGACGTGTCAAGCGTGCGCGGCGAAGCTTCCTTCCTATGCCGTCGTCCAGCCGCATGTGGCCGAGCTGGTCGGACTATACGGCGATCTGCAGGTTTACAAGCATATCGTCAAGGATCGGCGCGAACCGGCGCTGCTGGCATGGTGGGAGAAGCACCGGCATCAGGTGCCGCATCTGCGCTGGAACGAATTTGCCGCCGCGACGGGCTCGACGCTCGGCATGTTTATGCTGTTCCTTGCGGCGACGGAAGAAGGGCTTGAGCCGGAGGATGCGCTCGCGATCAAGCGGGCGTATTTCCCGCACGTATGCAGCCTGCACATATTGCTGGACTACCTGATCGATCAGGAGGAGGACCGGCTCGGCGGCGATTTGAATTTTTGCCATTATTACGAGGACCGGAGGAAGGTCGCGGAGCGGATCGGCGATATTGCCGGATACGCCCGCCGGGACGTGCATGCGCTGCCCGCGCGGCGCTTCCACCGGATGATCATCGAAGGGCTGCTTGCGCTTTATTTGTCCGACCCGAAGGTGCGGCAGCAGGACGACGTCCGGACCGTGTCCAGGCGGCTGATGAAGCGCAGTCCGCTGACCCGGCTGTTCTTCTGGGGAAACAGCGTCTGGATCCGCATGCGGCAATCCCGGAACGAGCCTGAAGGCTTTACAGACAAATATGGACAGAAATAA
- a CDS encoding MFS transporter, whose protein sequence is MKTTASGVSAPAADQTGAGPATAPSAGAAKETNLLRAFSFSIYATQALVVSYIPLYFLDRGFSAAQIGILYSTGPFISVFANLITGTASDKYRTIKKLLTVLLLGQLVMISLLFTTNSFILVGLIMLAFYFCQTPMNPLSDSLILLSSQYTGRPYALVRIFGSLGSAVCAYAFGLLLKQTGTSAAPFVGMAMIAVSIGFSFLLKDYQGALKKMDFSGFLKLLRKPDTALFFLLVLVISIAHRMYEGFLAVTLRQMGASDSLVGLASMISGFSEIPVLFLLGKYGHKFKELPLLAIASLMYAVRFFLIGKITSPVWVLPLQAMHSVSFGIYFATAVRYLSGIIPDEYRSSGQAVYAVIWSGFAGIISGTVGGAIYDHYGKGAFFHMAAGLALAACAGFLGKHFLRRK, encoded by the coding sequence ATGAAAACAACCGCATCCGGCGTTTCCGCCCCGGCCGCCGACCAAACGGGCGCCGGGCCGGCGACCGCTCCATCCGCCGGAGCCGCGAAAGAAACGAATTTGCTGCGCGCCTTCAGCTTCTCCATCTACGCCACGCAGGCGCTGGTCGTCTCGTATATTCCGCTCTATTTTCTCGACCGCGGCTTCAGCGCCGCTCAAATCGGCATTTTATATTCGACCGGCCCGTTCATCTCCGTCTTCGCCAACCTCATTACGGGAACGGCGAGCGACAAATACCGGACGATCAAAAAGCTGCTTACCGTCCTCCTGCTCGGGCAGCTCGTCATGATTTCGCTCCTCTTTACAACCAATTCGTTTATCCTTGTCGGGCTGATCATGCTGGCCTTCTATTTCTGCCAGACGCCGATGAACCCGCTGAGCGACAGCCTGATTCTGCTCTCCAGCCAATATACGGGCAGGCCGTATGCGCTGGTGCGCATCTTCGGTTCGCTCGGCTCCGCCGTCTGCGCGTACGCCTTCGGCCTGCTGCTGAAGCAAACCGGAACGTCCGCAGCGCCTTTTGTCGGGATGGCGATGATTGCGGTGTCGATCGGCTTTTCGTTTCTGCTGAAGGATTATCAGGGCGCGCTTAAAAAAATGGACTTTTCCGGCTTTCTCAAGCTGCTCCGCAAACCGGACACCGCTCTCTTCTTCCTGCTCGTGCTCGTCATCTCGATCGCGCACCGGATGTACGAGGGCTTCCTCGCCGTCACGCTCCGGCAAATGGGCGCCAGCGATTCGCTCGTCGGGCTGGCGTCGATGATTTCGGGATTCAGCGAGATTCCGGTACTGTTCCTGCTCGGCAAATACGGGCACAAGTTCAAGGAGCTTCCGCTGCTTGCGATCGCCAGCCTGATGTATGCCGTCCGTTTTTTCCTGATCGGCAAAATCACGTCACCCGTATGGGTGCTTCCGCTCCAGGCGATGCACAGCGTTTCGTTCGGCATCTATTTCGCCACCGCCGTCCGCTATTTGTCGGGCATCATTCCGGACGAGTACCGCTCGTCCGGCCAGGCCGTGTACGCCGTCATCTGGAGCGGCTTCGCGGGCATCATCAGCGGCACGGTCGGCGGCGCGATCTACGACCATTACGGCAAAGGCGCTTTTTTCCACATGGCCGCGGGTCTGGCGCTGGCCGCCTGCGCCGGTTTTCTGGGCAAGCATTTTCTGAGGAGAAAATAA
- a CDS encoding nitroreductase family protein produces the protein MEYVSVKQLIHERRSVRKFSDEPVTHDQIRELIDCARYAPSDTNSQTWAFVVVTNKEKIKAIEELTWAQLHARAEAAEAKGLSREARLLIKSFGPYATAFTGAPALIVCLATPYASKFRERIFDPIGLVTDDVWREEGIKSSCLASQNLMLAAHAMGLATCPMTGPVLLAERQLKEYLGIEAHLDVNMVIALGHPAETPGKLPRKEIDDILTIVD, from the coding sequence ATGGAATACGTTTCGGTCAAACAGCTCATTCACGAGCGCCGCAGTGTCCGTAAATTTTCGGACGAGCCGGTTACACACGATCAAATCCGCGAGCTGATCGACTGCGCGCGGTATGCCCCGAGCGATACGAACTCGCAGACGTGGGCGTTCGTCGTCGTCACGAATAAGGAAAAAATTAAAGCGATCGAGGAGCTGACCTGGGCGCAGCTGCACGCGCGCGCCGAAGCGGCGGAAGCGAAGGGCCTCTCGCGGGAAGCCAGGCTGCTGATCAAATCGTTCGGCCCGTACGCCACCGCCTTCACCGGCGCTCCGGCGCTGATTGTATGTCTCGCGACGCCGTACGCTTCGAAATTCCGCGAACGGATCTTCGATCCGATCGGCCTGGTAACGGATGACGTCTGGCGCGAGGAAGGCATCAAGAGCAGCTGCCTCGCTTCGCAAAATTTGATGCTGGCCGCTCACGCGATGGGGCTCGCGACCTGTCCGATGACCGGTCCGGTGCTGCTGGCCGAACGCCAGCTGAAGGAATACCTCGGCATCGAGGCCCATCTCGACGTCAACATGGTCATCGCGCTCGGCCATCCCGCCGAAACGCCCGGCAAGCTGCCGCGCAAGGAAATCGACGACATTTTGACGATTGTGGACTGA
- a CDS encoding YebC/PmpR family DNA-binding transcriptional regulator, with protein MPKFKLFKDRKGKADQAKNNKFVKLAREIYVQARSGGPSPESNFGLKNAIAAARAEQMPTENIERAIKRATGNSDNVEYAEIMYEGYGPGGVAIMVRCLTDNRNRTAADVRAVFNKRGGNMGESGCVSYMFDHKGLLVINREDFGADEDTVMMQALEAGAEDVIVNEDSFEILTHPHEFEQVKTALENEGYGFTEAGVRWLPQTMVKAEGENAEKLMKMMDAFEDNDDVQDVYVNFELEGDSDHD; from the coding sequence ATGCCGAAATTCAAGCTGTTCAAGGATCGCAAAGGCAAGGCCGACCAGGCTAAAAATAATAAATTCGTCAAGCTCGCGCGGGAAATTTATGTCCAAGCCCGCAGCGGCGGACCGAGTCCGGAATCGAATTTCGGGCTGAAAAACGCCATCGCCGCCGCCCGAGCGGAGCAGATGCCGACGGAAAATATCGAGCGCGCCATCAAGCGCGCGACGGGGAACTCCGATAACGTCGAGTATGCGGAAATTATGTACGAAGGCTACGGTCCGGGAGGGGTTGCGATTATGGTCCGCTGCCTGACGGACAATCGCAACCGCACCGCCGCCGATGTCCGCGCGGTCTTTAACAAACGCGGCGGCAATATGGGGGAGAGCGGCTGCGTCTCGTATATGTTCGACCATAAAGGGCTGCTCGTGATCAACCGGGAAGATTTCGGCGCTGACGAGGATACGGTCATGATGCAGGCGCTCGAAGCGGGGGCCGAAGACGTCATTGTCAATGAGGACAGCTTCGAAATTTTAACGCATCCGCACGAATTCGAGCAGGTAAAGACGGCGCTCGAGAACGAAGGCTACGGCTTCACCGAGGCCGGTGTCCGCTGGCTGCCGCAAACCATGGTGAAAGCTGAAGGCGAAAACGCCGAGAAGCTGATGAAAATGATGGACGCTTTCGAAGACAACGACGATGTGCAGGACGTGTATGTCAATTTCGAGCTTGAAGGCGACAGCGATCACGATTAA
- a CDS encoding cold shock domain-containing protein, translating to MKGTVKWFNAEKGYGFIQVENGEDVFVHYSAIQGDGFKTLEEGQTVEFDITQGNRGPQAANVTKL from the coding sequence TTGAAAGGAACAGTAAAATGGTTTAACGCAGAGAAAGGGTACGGATTCATCCAGGTAGAGAATGGCGAGGACGTCTTCGTTCACTACTCGGCAATCCAAGGCGATGGCTTCAAAACGCTGGAGGAAGGCCAAACGGTCGAATTCGACATTACGCAAGGCAACCGCGGACCGCAAGCGGCTAACGTCACGAAATTGTAA
- a CDS encoding class I SAM-dependent methyltransferase produces MMKRYEQEGVAVTCRSFEEYVRMFDLSEEELAAGEIVDIAAGGSSFTADAAARGLQATAVDPRYSGEPEKLVREAGEEIGVSTAKLAKLYRQYDWTYYGSLERHAAMRRQSLQRFADHFGSGQGRSRYTAGSLPDLPYEGDRFSLVLCSHFLFLYGDQFDYGFHLRSVQEMMRVCRPGGVIRIYPVMSLRFERYSRLDDLLAAIEAAGGRPELFRTRLPFIPKSEYGLLIRRPSRPKL; encoded by the coding sequence ATGATGAAAAGGTATGAACAGGAAGGCGTAGCGGTCACGTGCCGCAGTTTCGAGGAGTATGTGCGCATGTTCGACTTGAGCGAAGAGGAGCTTGCGGCAGGGGAAATCGTCGACATCGCCGCAGGCGGGTCGTCGTTTACGGCGGATGCGGCGGCCAGAGGGCTGCAGGCTACAGCGGTCGATCCGCGGTATTCCGGAGAGCCGGAGAAGCTCGTCCGGGAAGCGGGCGAAGAAATCGGCGTCTCTACAGCAAAGCTGGCAAAGCTTTATCGGCAGTACGACTGGACGTATTACGGCAGTCTGGAGCGGCATGCCGCAATGCGGCGGCAGTCGCTGCAGCGATTTGCAGACCATTTCGGCTCCGGACAAGGCCGCTCCCGTTATACGGCGGGCAGCCTCCCGGACCTGCCGTATGAAGGGGACCGGTTCTCGCTTGTGCTGTGCAGCCACTTTTTGTTTCTGTACGGGGATCAGTTCGATTACGGCTTCCATCTCCGGTCGGTACAGGAGATGATGCGCGTGTGCAGGCCGGGAGGCGTCATCCGGATTTATCCCGTTATGTCGCTGCGGTTCGAGCGCTATTCCCGCCTGGACGATTTGCTGGCGGCGATTGAGGCGGCAGGCGGGCGGCCGGAGCTGTTCCGCACCCGGCTTCCCTTCATCCCGAAATCTGAATACGGGCTGCTGATCCGGCGTCCAAGCCGCCCTAAGCTTTAA
- the pepF gene encoding oligoendopeptidase F, with translation MNHVPKRTETAPETRWKLEDLFADQAAWDKEYQEAKEQMKQAAAFQGKLADPKQLKACFELEDELSLHVERLYVYANLKHHEDTAEPAYQALSDKSKKLSVETGEALSFITPEVLSLSDAELESFITNPDLAQYRHTLEEMRRQKTHILSKAEEALLAQVGNVSQAPGTIFSILNNADLKFPKVKDENGEEVELTHGRYIQFLESGNREVREAAFKAMYETYGRLKNTLASTLNANVTKNIFYARARKYPSALEMSLYGDNIPKSVYTNLIDTVHKHLPLMYRYMELRKKLLKVDELHMYDLFAPLVDEFKMDITYDEAKSTVKESLKPLGGDYLNVLQQGFENGWIDVYENEGKRSGAYSWGAYGTHPYVLLNHKDNLNSMFTLTHEMGHALHSYYSDTNQDYRDAQYTIFLAEVASTLNEALLMDYLLKKSTDPKEKMYLLTYYADQFRTTVFRQTMFAEFEKIIHEKSEQGDSLTPQELSKIYYDLNVKYYGPGMVVDKDIEMEWARIPHFYTSFYVYKYATGFSAATSFSKQILDEGAPAVERYLGFLKSGGSDFSINILKKAGVDMSTPEPIEQAMSVFEDLISQMEELTK, from the coding sequence ATGAACCACGTACCGAAACGAACCGAAACCGCGCCAGAGACCCGCTGGAAGCTCGAAGACCTGTTCGCCGATCAGGCGGCATGGGACAAGGAGTACCAGGAAGCGAAGGAACAAATGAAGCAGGCTGCCGCTTTCCAGGGCAAGCTGGCCGATCCGAAACAGCTGAAGGCGTGCTTCGAGCTGGAGGACGAGCTGTCGCTTCATGTGGAACGGCTTTACGTGTACGCGAATTTGAAGCACCACGAGGATACGGCGGAGCCGGCCTATCAGGCGCTGTCGGACAAATCGAAGAAGCTCAGCGTCGAAACGGGCGAAGCGCTCTCCTTCATTACGCCCGAGGTGCTCAGCCTGTCGGACGCCGAGCTGGAATCGTTTATTACCAATCCCGATTTGGCCCAATACCGCCATACGCTGGAGGAAATGCGCCGCCAGAAAACGCACATTTTGTCCAAAGCCGAGGAAGCGCTGCTTGCGCAGGTCGGCAACGTCAGCCAGGCGCCCGGCACGATTTTCAGCATCCTGAACAACGCCGACCTGAAATTCCCTAAAGTAAAGGACGAGAACGGCGAGGAAGTGGAACTGACTCACGGCCGTTATATCCAGTTCCTCGAAAGCGGCAACCGCGAGGTTCGCGAAGCTGCGTTCAAGGCGATGTACGAAACGTACGGCCGGCTGAAAAACACGCTTGCTTCGACGCTGAATGCGAACGTGACGAAAAACATTTTTTACGCCCGCGCTCGCAAATATCCTTCTGCTCTGGAGATGTCGCTGTACGGCGACAACATTCCGAAGAGCGTCTACACGAATCTGATCGATACGGTACATAAACATCTGCCGCTCATGTATCGTTACATGGAGCTGCGCAAAAAGCTGCTCAAGGTCGACGAGCTCCATATGTACGACCTGTTCGCGCCGCTGGTCGACGAATTCAAGATGGACATCACCTACGACGAGGCGAAATCAACGGTCAAGGAAAGCTTGAAGCCGCTCGGCGGCGACTACTTGAACGTGCTGCAGCAGGGCTTCGAGAACGGCTGGATCGACGTCTACGAGAACGAAGGCAAGCGCAGCGGCGCATACAGCTGGGGCGCATACGGCACACATCCGTACGTGCTGCTCAACCATAAGGACAATCTGAACAGCATGTTTACGCTCACGCACGAAATGGGCCACGCGCTGCATTCGTATTATTCGGATACAAACCAGGATTACCGCGACGCACAGTATACGATTTTCCTGGCGGAGGTCGCGTCGACGCTCAACGAGGCGCTGCTGATGGATTATCTGCTTAAGAAATCGACCGATCCGAAGGAAAAAATGTACCTGCTCACCTATTACGCCGACCAGTTCCGGACGACGGTGTTCCGCCAGACGATGTTCGCCGAATTCGAGAAAATCATTCACGAGAAAAGCGAGCAGGGCGATTCGCTTACGCCGCAGGAGCTGTCGAAGATTTATTACGACCTGAACGTCAAATATTACGGGCCGGGCATGGTTGTCGACAAAGACATCGAAATGGAGTGGGCGCGCATCCCCCATTTCTATACGAGCTTCTACGTCTACAAATACGCGACGGGATTCTCGGCGGCAACGAGTTTTTCGAAGCAGATTCTCGACGAAGGCGCGCCGGCCGTCGAGCGTTATCTCGGCTTCCTGAAAAGCGGCGGCAGCGACTTCTCGATCAACATCCTGAAAAAAGCCGGCGTCGATATGTCGACACCGGAGCCGATCGAGCAGGCGATGAGCGTGTTCGAGGATTTGATCAGCCAGATGGAAGAACTGACCAAATAA
- a CDS encoding ABC transporter ATP-binding protein, translating into MIYCDGLVKIYKTDDLEVVALQGLDLQVEAGELMAIIGNSGSGKSTLLNMLGGLDRPSAGTLLVDGKDLLKFTERDLVKYKRESVGFVWQNNARNLIPYLTALENVELPILLKGRRKRLRALELLDAVGLSHRIKNRLSELSGGEQQRVAIAIALSNEPKLLLADEPTGSLDTRTSNQILDLFRELNRSTGITIVIVTHDPLLARKVDRVVAIRDGKTSSEILRRQSYADELAALEQGAAAEQESHVEYAVIDKAGRLQIPAAYLQAEQFKEKNKVRVEMEDGRIVLYPPE; encoded by the coding sequence ATGATCTATTGCGACGGACTCGTCAAAATTTATAAAACCGACGATCTGGAGGTCGTAGCGCTGCAGGGGCTCGATCTGCAGGTCGAAGCGGGCGAGCTGATGGCCATCATCGGCAACAGCGGCAGCGGCAAATCGACGCTGCTGAATATGCTGGGCGGCCTCGACCGCCCTTCCGCCGGGACGCTCCTCGTCGACGGAAAGGACCTGCTGAAGTTCACGGAACGCGATCTCGTGAAATATAAGCGCGAATCGGTCGGCTTTGTCTGGCAAAACAACGCGCGCAACCTGATCCCGTACTTGACCGCGCTCGAGAACGTCGAGCTGCCGATTCTGCTGAAGGGGCGCCGCAAGCGGCTGCGCGCGCTTGAGCTGCTCGATGCGGTCGGCCTCAGCCACCGCATCAAGAACCGCCTGAGCGAGCTGTCCGGCGGCGAGCAGCAGCGGGTCGCCATCGCGATCGCGCTGTCGAACGAGCCGAAGCTGCTGCTGGCCGACGAGCCGACCGGCTCGCTCGACACGCGTACGTCGAACCAGATCCTCGACCTGTTTCGCGAGCTGAACCGCAGCACGGGCATTACGATCGTCATCGTAACGCACGATCCGCTGCTCGCCCGCAAGGTCGACCGCGTCGTTGCGATCCGCGACGGCAAGACGTCCTCGGAGATTCTCCGCCGCCAATCGTATGCCGACGAGCTGGCGGCACTGGAGCAGGGGGCCGCGGCGGAGCAGGAGAGCCACGTCGAATATGCCGTCATCGACAAAGCGGGGCGGCTGCAAATTCCGGCCGCTTATTTGCAGGCGGAGCAGTTCAAAGAAAAGAACAAGGTGCGGGTCGAGATGGAGGACGGCCGCATCGTACTGTACCCTCCGGAATAA